The stretch of DNA CTGGGATTTTATATAATTCATTGCCCCTATCGCCATCAAATCGGTTGCTGATACAATTGCCGTCGGTCGAACCTCCACCTGGGTCAAAAAATATTTTCCGGCATCATACCCGCTTTGAATATGGTAGTTTCCCTCATATACCAATTCCTGTTTGAATATTAACCCTGCCTCTTTAACAGCATCTACATATCCTTCATAACGGTCATTTGCTACTTTATATCTTGCCAAGGGCTTGATAAAAGCAATTTCTTTATGTCCCATATCAATCAAGTGCCCGGTTATTGTCTTGACGCCCTCGTATCCGTCTGTATAGACCGCATTTACCGGTTTGTTTACCTGGAGGTTATCCATAAAAATAACAGGCAGTTTTTTGGATGAATCCAGAAGGTATTCTATTGTTTCTTCGGCTCCCCTGTAAGAACATACGATAATACCATCTATATTCCTGTTGATGAGGTCATTGATATAACTGATCTCATCAGAGGCCTCTTCCCCGGTAGAGGCAATAATTACATGGTACCCTTCCCTTCTTGCTGCATCTTCCAGGTATTTAAACAATTCATGATAAAAAGGGTTTATATAATCCGGAATGATAACCCCTACCGTCTTGGATTTTTTTGTTCGCATCCCCTGCGCTATAATACTTGGTGTGTAATTTAGTTCCTCAATTGCCTTCATTATTTTTTCTCTTGTCGCTTCGTTGACAGGTGCTGTATTGTTGAGTACCCTGGATACTGTGGTAACAGATACACCTGCGCGCTTTGCTACATCTTTTATGGTTGCCATTGTAATACCCCGATCCATGGAAAACGATAACATGAAATTATTTTCTATAATAATTATATTCTACTTCAAAATAAAAATTCCTGCAAGACGGAAAAGAAAATTAATGTTTTATTTTGCTATCTACAAATAAAAAGAGGATTTAATAAAAATTTGTCGAAATAAATAAAGAGACTATCAGTGAGATAAGGAGTTTAATACTATGAAGTCAAAGGATAGTAATGTAATGAACTCTAATGACTTAATCTTTGCTCTTGACATAGGAACCAGGACGGTTGTAGGAATTGCCGGTGTCCAGGAAAAAGACAAGTTT from Petroclostridium xylanilyticum encodes:
- a CDS encoding LacI family DNA-binding transcriptional regulator, whose product is MATIKDVAKRAGVSVTTVSRVLNNTAPVNEATREKIMKAIEELNYTPSIIAQGMRTKKSKTVGVIIPDYINPFYHELFKYLEDAARREGYHVIIASTGEEASDEISYINDLINRNIDGIIVCSYRGAEETIEYLLDSSKKLPVIFMDNLQVNKPVNAVYTDGYEGVKTITGHLIDMGHKEIAFIKPLARYKVANDRYEGYVDAVKEAGLIFKQELVYEGNYHIQSGYDAGKYFLTQVEVRPTAIVSATDLMAIGAMNYIKSQGLEIPQDIAIAGFDDIYMSRIITPPLTTYRQPIEKIAAEAVGLFIHKLNHPSAKNRQIALKGELIIRRSTDIKKQEVETLL